Proteins encoded in a region of the Novibacillus thermophilus genome:
- a CDS encoding carbohydrate ABC transporter permease: MKRGLKINVSGWLFTAPMLIGLTIFMFGPLLYAFYMSFLEWPLLGEKTFTGFGNYERLMSDDKFLTSLKNTFIFSAGLVPLNLALALGLALLLKDHLFGIGLFRTVIFIPVMTSLIVWSIVWKYMLAPELGFINQLLAAFNIKGPAWLLNQSTAMPAIIVTSAIKNVGLNMILFLTALQQVPKSLYEAAELDGAKSIRRFFKITLPLISPTIFLTMIITTIGAMKVFGQVYVMTRGGPGDSTKVLVYYIWETAFNHFEMGYAAAVAFVLFSILIAFTLLSWHFRKRWVFYEN, translated from the coding sequence ATGAAAAGAGGACTAAAAATCAATGTTTCAGGTTGGCTCTTTACCGCTCCGATGTTAATCGGTCTCACCATTTTTATGTTTGGTCCTTTATTGTACGCCTTTTATATGAGTTTTTTAGAATGGCCTTTGTTAGGCGAGAAGACTTTTACCGGTTTTGGAAACTATGAAAGGTTAATGAGTGATGACAAATTTCTGACGTCATTGAAGAACACATTCATTTTCAGTGCAGGTCTTGTGCCGTTAAACTTGGCGCTTGCTTTAGGATTAGCCTTGCTATTAAAAGATCATCTTTTTGGGATTGGTTTATTTCGCACTGTGATTTTCATCCCTGTCATGACATCGCTGATCGTTTGGTCCATCGTTTGGAAATATATGCTAGCACCGGAATTGGGATTTATTAACCAACTGCTGGCAGCCTTTAATATAAAGGGGCCTGCGTGGTTGTTAAATCAATCAACGGCGATGCCCGCTATAATTGTCACCAGTGCAATTAAAAACGTTGGATTAAATATGATTTTATTTTTAACGGCACTTCAACAAGTGCCAAAGAGCTTGTACGAAGCGGCGGAACTGGACGGGGCTAAATCTATTCGACGATTTTTTAAAATTACGTTACCACTCATCTCCCCAACTATATTTTTAACGATGATCATTACGACTATTGGTGCCATGAAAGTTTTTGGCCAAGTTTACGTGATGACGCGGGGAGGACCTGGTGATAGCACAAAAGTGTTGGTTTACTATATTTGGGAAACGGCATTTAACCATTTCGAAATGGGCTACGCAGCAGCTGTTGCATTCGTGCTCTTTTCTATATTAATCGCGTTTACGTTGCTTTCCTGGCACTTTAGGAAAAGGTGGGTCTTCTATGAAAATTAG
- a CDS encoding carbohydrate ABC transporter permease, with protein MKIRKGLRYVVLSLISFIMILPLLWMLGTSLKEPTRIFTQFIPNPVRWENYLEVLRNHVFLMQYWNSIYIAALVTLLTILLSSMAGYAFARIPFKGRNVLFLLLLSVIMIPPEVTIIPLFLLMREFGWIDTHLPLIILPVFGPAGAFGIFLMRQFFLTIPHELEEAAEMDGCSRWGIYWRIMLPLAVPSISTLTIFTFITNWDEFLTPLILVNERELMTLPVGLSLFTDETGTAWHHMMSATSLATIPLLIVFFLAQKKFIEGMTAGSLK; from the coding sequence ATGAAAATTAGAAAAGGGCTGCGATATGTCGTATTATCGCTCATTTCTTTCATCATGATTTTGCCATTGCTATGGATGCTCGGGACGTCATTAAAAGAACCGACACGGATTTTTACCCAGTTTATTCCGAACCCAGTCCGCTGGGAAAATTACTTAGAAGTCTTAAGGAATCACGTGTTCCTCATGCAGTATTGGAACAGTATCTATATCGCGGCTCTAGTGACACTTTTGACAATACTGCTTTCCTCAATGGCTGGATATGCGTTTGCGCGCATACCTTTTAAAGGCAGAAATGTATTGTTCTTGTTGTTACTCAGTGTGATCATGATTCCTCCGGAAGTGACCATTATTCCGTTGTTTCTCTTGATGCGGGAGTTTGGTTGGATTGACACGCATTTACCATTAATTATATTACCTGTTTTTGGTCCGGCCGGGGCATTCGGTATTTTTTTAATGCGTCAATTCTTTTTAACCATTCCTCATGAATTAGAAGAAGCGGCTGAGATGGATGGATGTTCACGATGGGGGATTTACTGGAGAATCATGTTGCCGCTAGCAGTACCGAGTATCTCAACGTTAACGATCTTTACGTTTATCACGAATTGGGATGAATTTTTAACGCCACTTATTTTAGTAAATGAACGCGAACTGATGACTCTTCCCGTTGGATTGTCACTGTTTACCGACGAGACGGGTACCGCTTGGCATCATATGATGAGTGCGACTTCTTT